One Candidatus Nitrososphaera evergladensis SR1 genomic window, CACCAAGCCTGCCACCGCACCTGATGCGGCACCTATCGTTGATGGCCTTCCAGTGTGAGCCCACGAGATAAGGGCCCATGTGACTGCGGCCATCCCTGTAGCAATCTGCGTTGCCACGAACGCGCTTGTTGCGTTTGTAGCGGCAGCCGCTGCAGAGCCAGCGTTAAAGCCAAACCAGCCTGTCCAGAGGAGTGCTGCGCCAAGCACCACCAAGGAGACGTTGTGCGGCTCCATCGGTACTTTGCCGTAGCCCAGCCTGCGGCCAAGCATCAACGCTATGACAAGCCCGGACCACCCAGACGTGATGTGGATGACTGTTCCGCCTGCAAAGTCAAGTGCACCAAGGCATCCGCCCCATCCAAAGTTGCAGTATCCAGGGTTTCGGCCATAGTTGTCAGGCGCAGTAATTTCCCACGTCCAGTGCGCGGCAAAGTCATAGACAAACGTTGCCCAGATGACAATGAATATTATAAACGCGCTGAACTTCATGCGCTCTGCAACTGCCGCAACGATAAGCGCTGGCGTGATGATTGCGAACATCATCTGGAACACCATGTACGTCATGTGCGGTATGGTAAAGCCATCTATGCCTCCGTACGCGTTTGACGGCACGTCATGCAATACATTCTGCAGGCCCGCCCAGTCAAGCGTACCTATAAAGCCATATCCTCCAGCGTCAGGTCCAAACGCAAGGCTGTATCCCCACAGCGCCCATTGCACGGCGATGACACCCGTGGTGATGAATACCATATGGAGGGTGTTTACCGCGTTCTTTTGCCTTGCAAGGCCGCCGTAAAAGATGGCCAGGCCAGCAGGAGTCATCATGAGCACGAGCGCCGAAGACGTCAGCATCCATGCGTTGTCTCCGTGATTGATTTCACACGGAACTAGGCTCTGGGCTCCAGTACTGTTATCGACGACAATCTTGTTTGTGCCGTCCTCGTTTGTCTGCCAGCAGTGAAATGGCACTGCCGGATCATCTGGAGCGTACGCAAAGGCGTATTGTTGTTGCGAAAGTCCTAAAACCACCAGGAATGCAATTGCTACTGCCGCAACGACTGCATACATGTGCCAGTTGGGTCTAGACATATTTGCGCTATTTCATCAGCATATATAAAAAATTCTTTAATTTTTATGGTAAATGATTGATAATAGATTGTATCAAAAGCGTTATGATAATTATTTGAAGAAAGATTTAGAAAAATATCGCGATATTGCACATGTCCTGATCACTTTATTTTTGCACAGACGATTTTGGCATTACTTTCAAGATCATGTGCTGATTTTGACATTTTTGCCATCCCTATCCAAGAACAATCAACTATTTTGGCATCGTAATGGCTTGACCAAAAAAACCATCCGCTTAACATGCATGCTGGCAAGAAAAGATTAAAGCGCGACACGAGTACCCGGATCGTGTGACCTGCTTTGCAGGCTCCGCTTGCATCAATAACAATGCCCCGCATCAACTCCAGGTACAAGAACAGCGACAGAATCTGTTCCAGGGGAATAAAAGAAAGATGCATAATCAAGTCTCTTGCCCGGAACCCGGGCCAGACCAGAAACTCGGTGGCAAAAGACATGGCGCGCGAGCTGGGCCTGCCGTTTTCCAACGCATACGGCTATGTGTTTAAGGAGCTTGAAGGGTGCCTCGTCCCAAACGGCATCATACAGGAAGCGGGCCGCAAAAAGACAAAGATGGGGCCGCGGGCACTGCAAGAGTCAGGAATACCATCCTTCCGCCTCACAGAAGCAGGCATGATAGT contains:
- a CDS encoding ammonium transporter → MSRPNWHMYAVVAAVAIAFLVVLGLSQQQYAFAYAPDDPAVPFHCWQTNEDGTNKIVVDNSTGAQSLVPCEINHGDNAWMLTSSALVLMMTPAGLAIFYGGLARQKNAVNTLHMVFITTGVIAVQWALWGYSLAFGPDAGGYGFIGTLDWAGLQNVLHDVPSNAYGGIDGFTIPHMTYMVFQMMFAIITPALIVAAVAERMKFSAFIIFIVIWATFVYDFAAHWTWEITAPDNYGRNPGYCNFGWGGCLGALDFAGGTVIHITSGWSGLVIALMLGRRLGYGKVPMEPHNVSLVVLGAALLWTGWFGFNAGSAAAAATNATSAFVATQIATGMAAVTWALISWAHTGRPSTIGAASGAVAGLVAITPASGFVSPMSSIIIGILASTVCYAAVAFKNRRKWDDALDTWGVHGVGGLAGAILTGIFAEKRFTPWGDNGLAFGNPAQLYENSVGAFAALAWAMGITAVIIKIMDVVWPGGIRVTPKEEEVGLDLSQHGERAYVTE